From one Prosthecobacter debontii genomic stretch:
- the queD gene encoding 6-carboxytetrahydropterin synthase QueD yields the protein MRCRIIKDFRFEAAQTLPNLPDSHKCTRMHGHSFKVEIAVEGEVDPHIGWVYDHAEISKAMKPLVDRMDHAYLNEIEGLENPTIENMAAWLWRKLAPQLPGLCEIVIYETPSARCVFRGEF from the coding sequence ATGCGCTGCCGCATCATCAAAGACTTTCGTTTCGAAGCCGCCCAAACGCTGCCGAATCTCCCTGACAGCCACAAGTGCACCCGCATGCATGGTCATAGTTTTAAGGTGGAAATCGCTGTTGAAGGGGAGGTGGACCCCCATATCGGCTGGGTCTATGACCACGCGGAAATCAGCAAAGCCATGAAACCGCTCGTGGACCGCATGGACCATGCTTATCTCAACGAGATCGAAGGGCTGGAGAATCCCACGATTGAAAACATGGCCGCTTGGCTCTGGCGCAAGCTCGCACCCCAGCTCCCCGGCCTTTGCGAAATCGTCATCTACGAAACCCCCTCAGCCCGCTGCGTCTTTCGAGGCGAGTTTTGA
- a CDS encoding ParA family protein, producing the protein MNSISFWRGAWFPFNVARQGKFMRIVAITNQKGGVGKTTTSVNLSACLAQMGVRCLLIDLDSQGNATSGLGLAKEEGGSIYSALVEGTDPHEVIRSTRMPHLSVIRSHQELAGCEIELAQRGNHLTRLREVLDQLRHSNHFDYIFLDCPPSLGVLMTSALAAADEMLVPIQCEYFGLEGLSSIVQVVQQIRDCGVNPNLLLEGIVMTMYDQRANLANQVVNDVKSYFAEVIYNTIIPRTIRLGEAPSFGKSIIEYEPNGRGSQAYRALAEEFLARRATK; encoded by the coding sequence GTGAATTCCATTTCTTTCTGGCGCGGGGCATGGTTCCCGTTCAATGTCGCCCGTCAAGGCAAGTTTATGCGGATAGTTGCGATCACCAATCAAAAGGGCGGCGTGGGTAAAACAACCACCTCCGTCAATCTGTCAGCATGTCTCGCTCAAATGGGCGTGCGCTGTCTCCTGATCGATCTGGACTCCCAAGGCAATGCAACGAGCGGCCTGGGTCTAGCCAAGGAAGAGGGAGGCAGTATTTATTCAGCTCTCGTGGAGGGCACCGATCCTCATGAGGTGATTCGTAGCACGCGCATGCCTCATCTGTCCGTCATCCGCAGCCATCAGGAATTGGCAGGATGTGAGATTGAGCTGGCTCAGCGCGGCAATCACCTCACCCGACTCCGTGAAGTATTGGACCAACTGCGTCATAGTAATCACTTCGATTACATCTTCCTCGACTGCCCCCCTTCCCTTGGCGTACTGATGACCTCAGCCCTGGCCGCAGCAGATGAAATGCTGGTACCGATCCAGTGCGAATATTTCGGCCTAGAGGGTCTCTCCAGCATCGTCCAAGTCGTGCAGCAAATCCGTGACTGCGGCGTGAATCCGAACCTTCTTCTCGAAGGCATCGTGATGACGATGTACGACCAGCGGGCCAACCTGGCGAACCAAGTGGTGAATGATGTGAAGAGTTACTTCGCGGAAGTGATTTACAACACCATCATTCCGCGCACCATTCGCCTCGGAGAGGCCCCAAGCTTCGGTAAATCCATCATTGAATACGAGCCCAATGGCCGTGGTTCCCAAGCCTACAGAGCGCTGGCCGAGGAGTTCCTTGCCCGACGTGCCACCAAATAA